The following proteins come from a genomic window of Proteiniphilum propionicum:
- a CDS encoding AAA family ATPase, which translates to MQDNNNFVELLGADIAKNEQLLKEQPIMPPQPYNGADFGYNKGLSDEQIQEIAKASKLDLKTDAEKPPHCLWIDEQPVFGLGDSSTTIGKAKSRKTFATGLLVASLVGNTDIQGRIRGGLPEDKRTVILFDTEQSSYYAQRSARRIYGLLDKNYYHDTLPNFHVYSLRPFTPQERLQIIEYLIYNTPNLGFVVIDGIRDLITSINDEEQATMITSKLLKWSTERMIHINCILHMNKGDNNARGHVGTELMNKSLTVLGVNKLEKNEDYSTIEPIATRDREFKPIVFGIDEEGLPYILSDNDADALKTETGREKAKQPTDWDNEQHAGILERMFTKEPQMKYGDFVLAVENAYDIVEKRAKNFVAHFKSEGLVKWKKKGNATIYSMV; encoded by the coding sequence ATGCAAGATAATAACAACTTTGTAGAGCTTTTGGGGGCTGATATTGCTAAGAATGAACAGCTACTCAAAGAACAGCCAATAATGCCACCACAGCCGTATAATGGGGCTGATTTTGGATACAATAAGGGGCTATCTGATGAGCAGATACAGGAAATTGCAAAAGCCTCAAAGCTGGATTTAAAAACTGATGCGGAAAAACCACCTCACTGTTTATGGATTGATGAACAGCCAGTTTTTGGATTAGGAGACTCTTCCACCACAATAGGTAAAGCAAAGAGCCGTAAAACCTTTGCGACAGGTTTACTTGTAGCCTCACTTGTAGGTAATACGGACATACAGGGCAGAATAAGAGGAGGATTGCCAGAGGATAAACGAACGGTTATCCTATTTGATACTGAACAAAGCAGTTACTATGCTCAAAGGAGTGCAAGGCGTATTTATGGACTACTGGATAAAAATTATTATCATGACACATTACCAAACTTTCATGTTTACTCACTAAGACCATTTACACCACAAGAAAGACTTCAGATAATTGAATATCTGATTTACAATACCCCAAATTTGGGATTTGTGGTTATTGATGGGATTCGCGACTTAATAACCTCAATAAATGATGAGGAGCAAGCCACCATGATAACCAGTAAGCTACTTAAATGGAGCACTGAAAGAATGATACATATTAATTGCATCCTTCACATGAACAAGGGTGACAATAATGCACGTGGACACGTAGGCACTGAATTAATGAATAAGAGTTTGACGGTTTTAGGGGTGAATAAATTAGAAAAGAATGAGGATTATTCAACAATTGAGCCAATAGCTACCAGAGACAGGGAGTTTAAACCTATTGTTTTTGGCATTGATGAGGAGGGATTGCCTTACATTTTATCTGATAATGATGCTGATGCACTTAAAACAGAGACAGGCAGGGAAAAAGCTAAACAGCCGACCGATTGGGATAACGAACAGCACGCAGGCATACTTGAACGGATGTTCACAAAGGAGCCTCAAATGAAATACGGTGATTTTGTTCTGGCGGTTGAAAATGCTTATGATATTGTAGAGAAGAGAGCAAAAAATTTTGTTGCACACTTTAAAAGCGAGGGTTTAGTCAAATGGAAAAAAAAGGGAAATGCTACAATATACTCAATGGTTTAA
- a CDS encoding helix-turn-helix transcriptional regulator, translating into MQSLILVNKNDLRELLKEMIPVTNVADPIDEQKDYFSLDEGLSYINERGLTISKSTLYKKTADREIPFQRWGGKKIVFLRDELDQWISKQLSGKEDKVSEITKSVADSARRKERG; encoded by the coding sequence ATGCAAAGTTTAATTTTAGTCAATAAGAACGATTTAAGGGAATTACTCAAAGAGATGATCCCGGTAACAAATGTAGCTGATCCAATTGATGAGCAAAAAGATTATTTCTCTTTAGATGAGGGTTTATCTTATATCAATGAAAGGGGTTTAACTATTTCGAAAAGCACTCTTTATAAGAAGACAGCTGACAGAGAGATTCCATTCCAAAGATGGGGCGGTAAAAAGATTGTGTTTTTACGTGATGAACTGGATCAATGGATAAGCAAACAGTTATCAGGAAAAGAGGACAAAGTAAGCGAGATCACTAAAAGCGTGGCTGATTCGGCACGCAGAAAGGAAAGGGGGTAA